One segment of Chionomys nivalis chromosome 3, mChiNiv1.1, whole genome shotgun sequence DNA contains the following:
- the Adamts1 gene encoding A disintegrin and metalloproteinase with thrombospondin motifs 1, translating into MQPAVPLGSRKQRLCSDMGHVQPAAKSRASLPSPTLFLLLASVAMLLCVRGAQGRPAEEDEELVLPSLERDPGHDSTTRLRLEAFGQQLHLKLQPDSGFLAPGFTLQTVGRSPGSEAQHLDPTGDLAHCFYSGTVNGDPSSAAAVSLCEGVRGAFYLQGEEFFIQPAPEVATERLVPAVPEEESPAPPQFHILRRRRRGSGGAKCGVLDDETLPTGDSRPESRDPRNQRPLRDPTQQGTGKPTGPGNIRKKRFVSSPRYVETMLVADQSMADFHGSGLKHYLLTLFSVAARFYKHPSIRNSISLVVVKILVIYEEQKGPEVTSNAALTLRNFCSWQKQHNPPSDRDAEHYDTAILFTRQDLCGSHTCDTLGMADVGTVCDPSRSCSVIEDDGLQAAFTTAHELGHVFNMPHDDAKHCASLNGVSGDSHLMASMLSSLDHSQPWSPCSAYMVTSFLDNGHGECLMDKPQNPIKLPSDLPGTLYDANRQCQFTFGEESKHCPDAASTCSTLWCTGTSGGLLVCQTKHFPWADGTSCGEGKWCVSGKCVNKTDMKHFATPVHGSWGTWGPWGECSRTCGGGVQYTMRECDNPVPKNGGKYCEGKRVRYRSCNIEDCPDNNGKTFREEQCEAHNEFSKASFGNEPTVEWTPKYAGVSPKDRCKLICQAKGIGYFFVLQPKVVDGTPCSPDSTSVCVQGQCVKAGCDRIIDSKKKFDKCGVCGGNGSTCKKISGSVTSTSPGYHDIVTIPAGATNIEVKHRNQRGSRNNGSFLAIRAADGTYILNGNFTLSTLEQDLTYRGTVLRYSGSSAALERIRSFSPLKEPLTIQVLMVGHAIRPKIKYTYFVKKKRESFNAIPTFSEWVIEEWGECSKSCGSGWQRRVVECRDINGRPASECAKEVKPASTRPCAELPCPHWQVGDWSPCSKTCGKGYKKRTLKCLSHDGGVLSNESCDPLKKPKHYIDFCTLAQCS; encoded by the exons ATGCAGCCAGCAGTCCCTTTGGGGTCACGCAAGCAGAGGCTCTGCTCCGACATGGGGCACGTCCAGCCGGCAGCTAAGTCTCGGGCCTCCCTGCCTTCACCCACACTATTCTTGCTGCTCGCTTCCGTAGCAATGCTGCTGTGTGTGCGGGGCGCACAAGGGCGCCCCGCGGAGGAAGACGAAGAGCTGGTGCTTCCTTCGCTGGAGCGCGACCCCGGCCACGATTCCACCACGCGCCTCCGTCTGGAGGCCTTTGGCCAGCAACTGCACCTGAAGCTGCAGCCGGACAGCGGTTTCTTGGCTCCTGGCTTCACCCTCCAGACGGTGGGGCGCAGTCCCGGGTCCGAGGCACAGCATCTGGACCCCACCGGGGACCTGGCGCACTGCTTCTACTCTGGCACCGTGAATGGTGACCCCAGCTCCGCCGCAGCCGTCAGCCTCTGTGAAGGCGTGCGTGGTGCCTTCTACCTGCAGGGCGAGGAGTTCTTCATCCAGCCAGCGCCTGAGGTCGCCACCGAGCGTCTGGTCCCCGCAGTACCGGAGGAGGAGTCGCCGGCACCGCCGCAATTCCACATCCTCAGGAGAAGGCGGCGGGGCAGCGGCGGAGCCAAGTGCGGTGTCCTGGACGACGAGACCCTGCCAACCGGCGACTCGCGCCCTGAAAGTCGAGACCCCCGGAATCAGCGGCCACTGCGGGACCCCACGCAGCAAGGGACGGGAAAGCCAACAG GACCtggaaatataagaaaaaagcGATTTGTGTCCAGCCCCCGTTATGTGGAAACCATGCTCGTGGCGGACCAGTCCATGGCTGACTTCCACGGCAGCGGCCTAAAGCATTACCTTCTGACCTTGTTCTCCGTGGCAGCCAGGTTTTACAAGCACCCCAGCATTAGGAATTCAATTAGCCTGGTGGTGGTCAAGATCTTAGTTatatatgaagagcagaagggacCAGAGGTTACCTCCAATGCTGCTCTCACTCTGCGGAACTTCTGCAGCTGGCAGAAGCAACACAACCCTCCCAGTGACCGGGATGCAGAACACTATGACACAGCCATTCTGTTCACCAGGCAG GATTTATGTGGCTCCCACACATGTGATACTCTGGGGATGGCTGACGTTGGAACTGTGTGCGACCCCAGCAGAAGCTGTTCAGTCATAGAAGACGATGGTTTGCAAGCTGCCTTCACCACAGCCCATGAATTGG GCCATGTGTTTAACATGCCACATGATGATGCCAAGCACTGTGCCAGCCTTAATGGTGTGAGTGGGGATTCTCATCTGATGGCCTCCATGCTTTCCAGCTTGGACCATAGCCAGCCGTGGTCTCCCTGCAGTGCCTACATGGTCACATCCTTCCTGGATAACGGCCATG GGGAATGTTTGATGGACAAGCCCCAGAACCCCATCAAGCTCCCATCTGATCTCCCTGGTACCTTATATGACGCCAACCGTCAGTGTCAGTTTACATTTGGAGAGGAATCCAAACACTGCCCCGATGCAGCCAGCACGTGTTCTACCCTATGGTGCACTGGTACCTCTGGTGGCTTACTGGTGTGCCAAACGAAGCACTTCCCTTGGGCAGATGGCACCAGCTGTGGAGAAGGGAAATGGTGTGTCAGTGGCAAGTGTGTGAACAAGACCGACATGAAGCATTTTGCT ACTCCTGTTCATGGAAGCTGGGGGACATGGGGGCCCTGGGGAGAGTGTTCGAGGACCTGCGGTGGAGGAGTTCAGTATACAATGAGAGAATGTGACAACCCAGTGCCCAAAAACGGAGGGAAGTACTGTGAAGGCAAACGAGTACGCTACAGGTCCTGCAACATTGAGGACTGTCCAGATAACAACG GAAAAACTTTCCGAGAGGAGCAATGTGAAGCCCACAATGAGTTTTCAAAAGCTTCCTTTGGGAACGAGCCCACTGTGGAATGGACACCCAAGTATGCTGGCGTCTCACCAAAGGACAGGTGCAAGCTCATCTGTCAAGCCAAAGGCATTGGCTACTTCTTTGTTTTACAGCCCAAG GTCGTCGATGGCACTCCCTGTAGTCCAGACTCTACTTCTGTCTGTGTGCAAGGACAGTGTGTAAAAGCTGGTTGTGATCGCATCATAGACTCCAAAAAGAAGTTTGATAAATGTGGCGTTTGTGGAGGCAATGGGTCCACGTGCAAGAAGATATCAGGATCAGTCACTAGTACAAG TCCTGGGTATCATGACATTGTCACAATCCCTGCTGGAGCCACCAACATTGAAGTGAAACACCGGAATCAAAGAGGGTCCAGAAACAACGGCAGTTTTCTAGCCATCAGAGCTGCAGATGGCACCTATATTCTGAATGGAAACTTTACTCTGTCCACACTAGAGCAAGACCTTACCTACAGAGGAACTGTCCTAAGATACAGTGGCTCCTCAGCAGCGTTGGAAAGAATCCGCAGCTTTAGTCCGCTCAAAGAACCCCTAACTATCCAGGTTCTTATGGTGGGCCACGCTATCCGACCCAAAATCAAATACACCTACTTTGTGAAGAAGAAGAGGGAATCATTCAATGCTATCCCCACATTTTCAGAGTGGGTGATTGAAGAGTGGGGGGAATGCTCCAAGTCATGTGGGTCCGGTTGGCAGAGAAGAGTGGTTGAATGCAGAGACATTAACGGGCGCCCTGCTTCCGAGTGTGCCAAGGAAGTGAAGCCAGCAAGTACCAGACCGTGTGCAGAGTTGCCTTGCCCACACTGGCAGGTGGGGGATTGGTCACCATGTTCCAAAACTTGTGGGAAGGGCTATAAGAAGAGAACCCTAAAGTGTCTGTCCCATGATGGGGGAGTGCTGTCCAATGAGAGCTGTGATCCTCTGAAGAAACCAAAGCATTACATTGACTTCTGCACACTGGCGCAGTGCAGTTAG